The Blastococcus sp. HT6-4 genome window below encodes:
- the hisF gene encoding imidazole glycerol phosphate synthase subunit HisF: MSLAVRVIPCLDVDAGRVVKGVNFVDLRDAGDPVEMARVYDAEGADELTFLDITASSGDRETTYDVVRRTAESVFIPLTVGGGVRAVEDVDRLLRAGADKVAVNTAAVARPELIAEIAHRFGSQVLVLSLDARRTRDGAVTDSGWEITTHGGRRGTGRDAVEWCIRAAELGAGEILLNSMDADGTRAGFDTDLIRQVRAEVRVPLIASGGAGAAEHFPPAVQAGADAVLAASVFHFGVMRIGEVKDALAAAGVPVRREADQPLS; encoded by the coding sequence ATGAGTCTCGCCGTCCGCGTCATCCCGTGCCTCGACGTCGACGCCGGCCGCGTGGTCAAGGGGGTCAACTTCGTCGACCTGCGCGACGCCGGCGACCCGGTGGAGATGGCCCGCGTCTACGACGCCGAGGGCGCCGACGAGCTGACGTTCCTCGACATCACCGCGAGCTCGGGCGACCGCGAGACCACCTACGACGTCGTCCGCCGCACCGCGGAGAGCGTGTTCATCCCGCTCACCGTGGGCGGGGGCGTGCGCGCCGTGGAGGACGTCGACCGGCTGCTGCGGGCCGGCGCCGACAAGGTCGCGGTCAACACCGCGGCCGTCGCCCGGCCGGAGCTGATCGCCGAGATCGCGCACCGCTTCGGCAGCCAGGTGCTCGTGCTCTCGCTCGACGCCCGCCGGACGCGCGACGGCGCGGTCACCGACTCCGGCTGGGAGATCACCACGCACGGCGGCCGCCGCGGGACCGGGCGCGACGCCGTCGAGTGGTGCATCCGGGCCGCGGAGCTCGGGGCGGGGGAGATCCTGCTGAACTCCATGGACGCCGACGGCACCCGGGCCGGCTTCGACACCGATCTGATCCGGCAGGTGCGCGCCGAGGTGCGGGTGCCGCTGATCGCCAGCGGGGGAGCCGGCGCCGCCGAGCACTTCCCGCCCGCGGTGCAGGCCGGCGCGGACGCCGTCCTGGCCGCCAGCGTCTTCCACTTCGGGGTCATGCGCATCGGCGAGGTCAAGGACGCCCTGGCCGCGGCCGGCGTGCCGGTGCGCCGGGAGGCCGACCAGCCGCTCAGCTGA
- a CDS encoding RidA family protein: MTVLNLGSANPWEPVVGYSRIVVRGDTAWVSGTTSSVDGEVAHPGDGAAQTRQALATIRRSLERAGFTLADVVRTRMYVTDISRWEEIGRAHGEVFGDIRPASTMVEVSALIDPAMLVEIEADAVRGAGA, translated from the coding sequence GTGACCGTGCTGAACCTCGGGTCGGCGAACCCGTGGGAGCCGGTGGTCGGCTACAGCCGGATCGTCGTCCGCGGGGACACCGCCTGGGTCAGTGGCACCACGTCCAGTGTCGACGGCGAGGTCGCCCACCCCGGCGACGGCGCCGCCCAGACGCGCCAGGCGCTGGCCACCATCCGGCGCTCGCTGGAGCGGGCGGGCTTCACCCTCGCCGACGTCGTCCGCACCCGGATGTACGTCACCGACATCAGCCGCTGGGAGGAGATCGGCCGGGCCCACGGCGAGGTGTTCGGCGACATCCGCCCGGCCTCCACCATGGTCGAGGTGTCGGCGCTGATCGATCCCGCGATGCTGGTGGAGATCGAGGCCGACGCCGTCCGGGGGGCCGGCGCATGA